Proteins encoded by one window of Acuticoccus sp. MNP-M23:
- a CDS encoding ABC transporter permease, producing the protein MSSGVGRGSGAAERKHLIRLGIIAVAIFTVMSLVRPELFFTSANFQSMAFQFPEYGILALAVMLAMLTGGIDLSIIGTANLSGILAALLMGALVPDAAGTGPEVIGAIALAIALSLAVGALCGAINGIAIAGVGIPAILATLGTGLVFTGIAIVITEGRAVLNFPDAFAYIGNGRVGPVPVPVVIFAVLAIGLAFVLSRTKFGLRIYLMGTNPLAARFAGIDNTWITMRTYIACGMLSSCAGLVLMSRANSAKADYGTSYLLLAVLIAVLGGTNPYGGFGRVLGIVLAVFSLQCLSSGFNMLQFSNFAKELVWGLTLLTVMGLSEVSLSRRRPAAKTGGTKPAG; encoded by the coding sequence ATGAGTTCGGGTGTCGGGCGCGGTAGCGGGGCGGCGGAACGCAAGCACCTCATTCGCCTCGGGATCATTGCGGTGGCGATCTTCACCGTCATGAGCCTGGTGCGGCCGGAGCTGTTCTTCACCTCGGCCAACTTCCAGTCGATGGCTTTCCAGTTTCCCGAATACGGCATTCTGGCGCTGGCGGTGATGCTTGCCATGCTCACCGGCGGCATCGACCTTTCAATCATCGGCACGGCCAACCTGTCAGGCATTCTGGCAGCGCTCCTCATGGGCGCTCTGGTGCCGGACGCGGCGGGCACGGGGCCTGAGGTGATTGGCGCCATTGCGCTTGCCATTGCGCTGTCGCTTGCCGTGGGTGCGCTGTGCGGCGCGATCAACGGCATTGCCATAGCCGGGGTCGGCATTCCGGCCATTCTGGCGACGCTGGGCACGGGGCTGGTGTTCACCGGCATTGCCATCGTCATCACCGAAGGGCGGGCGGTGCTGAACTTTCCCGATGCGTTCGCTTACATCGGCAATGGCCGGGTGGGGCCCGTGCCGGTGCCTGTGGTGATCTTCGCAGTCCTGGCGATCGGACTCGCCTTTGTCCTGTCGCGCACCAAGTTTGGCCTGCGCATCTACCTCATGGGCACCAACCCGCTGGCGGCGCGTTTTGCGGGCATCGACAACACCTGGATCACCATGCGCACCTACATCGCGTGCGGGATGTTGTCGTCATGCGCCGGGCTGGTGCTGATGAGCCGCGCCAACTCGGCCAAGGCCGACTACGGCACGTCTTATCTGCTGCTGGCTGTGCTGATTGCGGTTCTCGGCGGCACCAACCCCTATGGCGGGTTCGGCAGGGTGCTGGGGATCGTGCTTGCGGTATTTTCGCTGCAATGCCTGTCGTCCGGCTTCAACATGCTGCAATTCTCCAACTTCGCCAAAGAGCTAGTGTGGGGGCTGACGCTCCTCACGGTGATGGGGCTCAGCGAAGTCTCGCTGTCGCGCCGCCGCCCCGCAGCGAAAACCGGCGGCACCAAACCCGCCGGCTAG
- a CDS encoding SDR family oxidoreductase, with amino-acid sequence MGDTNLFALDGRTALITGSSQGIGFALAEGLAKAGARIILNGRDEAKLTSAATRIAHGEPAHALAFDATDHAAVRAAVDGYEDDHGPIHILINNAGMQHRGPLEEFPADAFERLMRTNVSSVFNVGQACARHMIGRKSGKIINIASVQSALARPGIAPYTASKGAVSNLTKGMATDWARHGLNVNAIAPGYFDTPLNAALVADPDFTEWLSKRTPQGRWGQLPELVGAAVFLSSDAASFVNGHTLFVDGGITSSL; translated from the coding sequence GTGGGGGACACCAACCTATTTGCACTCGACGGGCGAACCGCGCTCATCACCGGCTCCTCGCAGGGGATCGGGTTTGCGCTGGCCGAGGGGCTCGCCAAGGCAGGCGCCAGGATCATCCTCAACGGGCGCGACGAGGCGAAGCTGACCAGCGCCGCGACGCGCATCGCCCACGGCGAACCGGCCCATGCGCTTGCGTTCGATGCCACCGACCATGCCGCGGTGCGCGCAGCGGTGGACGGTTACGAAGACGATCACGGGCCGATCCACATTCTCATCAACAATGCCGGGATGCAGCACCGCGGCCCGCTGGAAGAATTTCCCGCCGATGCGTTCGAGCGCCTGATGCGCACGAATGTATCCAGCGTCTTCAATGTGGGGCAGGCGTGCGCGCGCCACATGATCGGCCGCAAGTCCGGCAAGATCATCAACATCGCTTCGGTGCAGAGCGCGCTGGCCCGGCCGGGGATCGCGCCCTACACGGCGTCCAAGGGCGCGGTCTCGAACCTTACCAAGGGAATGGCGACGGACTGGGCGCGCCATGGCCTCAACGTCAACGCCATTGCGCCCGGCTACTTCGACACGCCGCTCAACGCCGCGCTTGTGGCCGATCCGGACTTTACCGAGTGGTTGTCCAAGCGCACGCCGCAAGGGCGCTGGGGGCAGTTGCCCGAGCTGGTGGGCGCTGCGGTGTTCCTGTCGTCGGATGCGGCGAGCTTCGTCAACGGGCACACGCTGTTCGTCGATGGCGGGATCACGTCCTCGCTCTGA
- a CDS encoding DUF3775 domain-containing protein, translating to MSSTDTDGVRELSVDPELVRMIVAKGRAAMFPMPDAEDDMPEMEMEIDPATTLRRDNEESLSDENAPRLFRTETAAMIDSLNVDEQAELVALVLIGRGDYEAADLDSAVSAVKVDANGPASHRLFDIELFPSHLGNGLDAWEIWRSKQAV from the coding sequence ATGAGCAGCACCGACACAGACGGCGTGCGCGAGCTCAGCGTCGACCCCGAGCTTGTGCGCATGATTGTAGCCAAGGGTCGCGCCGCCATGTTCCCCATGCCGGACGCCGAAGACGACATGCCGGAGATGGAGATGGAAATCGACCCGGCCACAACGCTCCGCAGGGACAATGAAGAGAGCCTGTCGGACGAGAACGCCCCGCGCCTCTTCCGCACCGAAACCGCGGCGATGATCGACAGCCTCAACGTGGACGAGCAGGCCGAGTTGGTCGCGCTGGTGCTCATCGGCCGAGGCGACTACGAGGCGGCGGACCTCGACAGCGCGGTCAGCGCCGTGAAGGTCGACGCCAACGGGCCGGCAAGCCACCGGCTGTTCGATATCGAGCTCTTCCCCAGCCACCTCGGCAACGGACTGGATGCCTGGGAAATCTGGCGCAGCAAGCAGGCGGTCTGA
- the ffh gene encoding signal recognition particle protein, which translates to MFDSLSDRLSGIFDKLTKRGALSAADVDLALREVRRALLEADVALPVVRDFVERVREKSVGVEVVKSVTPGQMVVKIVHDELIAMLGETAVSISLSAAAPVAIMMVGLQGSGKTTTSAKIGRRLQNRDKKRVLMASLDTRRPAAQEQLRVLGEENSIETLKIVPGQSPTQIAERAMTAARLGGFDVVILDTAGRLHIDEPLMHEMADIKRATNPHEILLVVDSLTGQDAVNVAKSFDERVGVTGTVLTRVDGDGRGGAALSMRAVTGKPIKLIGVGEKADALEDFHPQRIADRILGMGDIVSLVEKAAEHVDAEKAAAMAQKMAKGGFDLDDLKDQLGQMEKMGGLGGLMGMMPGIGKAKKQMDAAGIDDRVIKRQVAIINSMTRTERKKPDLLKASRKKRIAAGSGTKVEEVNKLLKMHRQMADVMKMMGKKKGGLMGALGGMMGMGGGGGMPQMPAGAMPGGGQMPKMDPADMEKMARQMGGGMPGLGGPGGMPGGLPGLGGGMPALGGGHGKGKRQKAKRK; encoded by the coding sequence ATGTTCGACAGCCTTTCAGATCGCCTCTCAGGCATTTTCGACAAGCTCACCAAGCGTGGCGCTCTGTCGGCGGCCGACGTGGATCTGGCGCTGCGCGAAGTTCGCCGGGCGCTGCTGGAGGCCGACGTCGCGCTTCCCGTCGTGCGCGACTTTGTGGAGCGCGTGCGCGAGAAGTCGGTCGGCGTCGAGGTGGTGAAGTCCGTCACCCCCGGCCAGATGGTCGTCAAGATCGTGCACGACGAGCTGATCGCGATGCTGGGCGAGACGGCGGTCTCGATCAGCCTGAGCGCCGCAGCGCCCGTCGCGATCATGATGGTCGGCCTGCAGGGCTCGGGCAAGACGACCACCTCCGCCAAGATCGGCCGCCGCCTCCAGAACCGCGACAAGAAGCGCGTCCTGATGGCCTCGCTCGACACGCGCCGCCCTGCCGCGCAGGAGCAGCTCCGCGTCCTCGGCGAAGAGAATTCCATCGAGACGCTGAAGATCGTGCCCGGCCAGAGCCCGACGCAGATTGCCGAGCGTGCGATGACCGCGGCCCGCCTCGGCGGCTTCGACGTCGTCATCCTCGACACGGCCGGCCGGCTCCACATCGACGAGCCACTGATGCACGAGATGGCGGACATCAAGCGCGCCACCAACCCGCACGAAATCCTGCTGGTGGTGGATTCGCTGACCGGCCAGGACGCCGTCAACGTCGCAAAAAGCTTCGACGAGCGCGTCGGCGTGACTGGCACCGTCCTCACCCGTGTTGATGGCGACGGGCGCGGCGGTGCGGCACTCTCCATGCGCGCCGTCACCGGCAAGCCGATCAAGCTGATCGGCGTCGGCGAAAAGGCCGATGCGCTGGAAGACTTCCACCCGCAGCGGATTGCCGACCGTATCCTCGGCATGGGCGACATCGTCTCGCTGGTGGAAAAGGCGGCGGAGCACGTCGACGCGGAAAAGGCCGCGGCGATGGCCCAGAAGATGGCCAAGGGCGGCTTCGACCTTGACGATCTGAAGGACCAGCTCGGCCAGATGGAGAAGATGGGCGGCCTTGGCGGCCTGATGGGCATGATGCCCGGCATCGGCAAGGCCAAGAAGCAGATGGACGCCGCCGGCATCGACGACCGCGTCATCAAGCGCCAGGTCGCGATCATCAACTCCATGACGCGGACCGAGCGCAAGAAGCCCGACCTTCTCAAGGCGAGCCGCAAGAAGCGCATTGCGGCGGGCTCCGGCACCAAGGTGGAGGAGGTCAACAAGCTCCTCAAGATGCACCGCCAGATGGCCGACGTTATGAAGATGATGGGCAAGAAGAAGGGCGGCCTGATGGGCGCGCTCGGCGGCATGATGGGGATGGGCGGCGGCGGCGGCATGCCGCAGATGCCGGCAGGAGCCATGCCCGGCGGCGGCCAGATGCCGAAGATGGACCCGGCCGACATGGAAAAGATGGCGCGCCAGATGGGCGGCGGCATGCCGGGCCTTGGCGGCCCTGGCGGAATGCCGGGCGGCCTTCCGGGTCTTGGCGGCGGCATGCCTGCGCTTGGCGGCGGCCACGGCAAGGGCAAGCGCCAGAAAGCCAAGCGGAAGTGA
- a CDS encoding GNAT family N-acetyltransferase, with translation MSLSPAIFATDDDAARRAAAEAVARGPFMMPQFIRTRRLTLTLFARHHLEPFSRLVSDPETGRFLGGQTDRAGVFDRMARMSGAWRIYGFGIYALTDAEGVFVGYAGLWFPHDRPEIEIAYGLMPEARGMGLAIEAVSAICATAEACGVNALVSYVAPDNEASRRVAEAAGATRDGTLPHVNGLAEVWRYPVAARPAPANDDGVFVDASVMPLRIRTRRLMLCPWQPDHFDRFAAHLADERTTRFLAGPQSYGDATRAFFALAGQWLLRGYGMYAVEADGRFVGTVGLYHPQNSRERELVYSITADARRLGYAAEAAKAVRDVAAAQGLDRLVSYIDPANAGSIAIAEKLGAVHEGDVNFTGLTDMVWAYPVPGAGSELPAAIKEIEPA, from the coding sequence GTGAGCCTGTCGCCCGCCATCTTCGCGACCGACGACGACGCAGCGCGCCGTGCTGCAGCGGAGGCCGTCGCACGCGGCCCGTTCATGATGCCGCAGTTCATCCGCACCCGGCGGCTGACGCTGACGCTGTTTGCGCGCCATCATCTGGAGCCGTTCTCCCGCCTCGTCTCGGATCCCGAGACCGGCCGTTTCCTCGGTGGCCAGACGGACCGCGCGGGCGTGTTCGACCGGATGGCACGCATGTCCGGCGCATGGCGGATCTACGGCTTCGGCATCTATGCGCTGACCGATGCCGAGGGCGTGTTCGTCGGCTATGCCGGCCTCTGGTTCCCGCACGACCGCCCCGAAATCGAGATCGCCTACGGCCTGATGCCCGAAGCGCGCGGGATGGGCCTTGCAATCGAGGCGGTGTCGGCAATCTGCGCCACGGCAGAAGCGTGCGGCGTCAATGCTCTGGTCAGCTACGTTGCGCCGGACAATGAAGCATCGCGCCGCGTGGCCGAAGCGGCCGGCGCCACCCGCGACGGCACGCTGCCTCATGTGAACGGCCTTGCCGAAGTGTGGCGTTACCCCGTTGCCGCGCGGCCTGCGCCTGCCAACGATGACGGCGTGTTCGTGGACGCCAGCGTCATGCCTCTGCGGATCCGGACCCGCCGGCTGATGCTGTGCCCCTGGCAGCCCGACCACTTCGACCGTTTTGCCGCGCATCTGGCCGACGAGCGGACCACCCGCTTTCTGGCCGGGCCGCAAAGCTACGGCGATGCCACCCGCGCGTTCTTCGCGCTGGCGGGCCAGTGGCTCCTGCGCGGCTATGGCATGTATGCGGTGGAGGCGGACGGCCGCTTTGTCGGCACCGTCGGCCTGTACCATCCGCAAAATTCGCGCGAGCGGGAGCTGGTCTACTCCATCACCGCAGACGCGCGCCGGCTGGGTTATGCCGCCGAGGCCGCCAAGGCCGTGCGCGACGTTGCCGCCGCGCAGGGGCTCGACCGGCTGGTCAGCTACATCGACCCCGCCAACGCCGGCTCCATCGCCATCGCCGAAAAGCTCGGTGCGGTGCATGAGGGCGACGTCAATTTCACCGGCCTGACCGACATGGTGTGGGCCTATCCCGTTCCGGGCGCTGGCAGCGAGCTGCCGGCCGCCATCAAGGAAATAGAACCGGCGTGA